The following proteins are co-located in the Polystyrenella longa genome:
- a CDS encoding MerR family transcriptional regulator produces the protein MNLYFSTKEVATALGVSQSSIKRWCDAGDLEMVQTSGGHRRVSMTSLIQFLRQSQRLLVEPKRLGLPVVEPSMDINYEREREQFKQALIQSDEDAARAVVLRLYLRMERISVIGDELIAPVFTEIGNLWDCGDIQIYEERRCCEICSRILREIRSYQPILDENVPRAIGATPPGDVYSLPVGLVELVLREQGWQALSYGCEIPLRSMERVINEQKPRLAWLSVSFIQNRETFLNEYASLAATALNAGTIIVVGGQGLSPEMRRKMDYYMYGDTLRHFELFASLCYQSTKATSEASRQEMEAVIQSFL, from the coding sequence ATGAATCTTTACTTCTCAACTAAAGAAGTTGCCACTGCTTTAGGAGTGAGCCAATCCTCCATAAAGCGATGGTGTGATGCGGGTGATCTGGAAATGGTTCAGACTTCAGGCGGACACCGGCGTGTTTCGATGACGTCGCTAATCCAATTTCTGCGCCAAAGCCAACGTCTACTGGTAGAACCAAAACGGCTAGGCTTGCCTGTCGTGGAACCCTCGATGGATATTAACTATGAGCGAGAACGGGAGCAATTCAAACAAGCGTTAATCCAATCCGATGAAGACGCCGCTCGGGCAGTTGTTCTGAGGCTCTATCTGCGGATGGAACGGATCAGCGTCATTGGAGACGAACTTATCGCCCCAGTTTTCACAGAGATCGGAAACCTGTGGGATTGCGGCGACATCCAGATTTACGAAGAACGCCGCTGCTGCGAAATCTGTTCGCGTATCCTGCGCGAGATCCGATCCTATCAACCCATTTTAGATGAGAATGTTCCGCGAGCCATCGGTGCGACTCCTCCTGGAGATGTCTATTCTCTTCCCGTCGGTCTTGTTGAACTAGTCCTGAGAGAGCAGGGGTGGCAGGCTCTTTCTTACGGGTGCGAGATTCCACTACGCTCTATGGAAAGAGTAATCAACGAACAAAAACCCCGATTGGCGTGGTTGAGTGTTTCATTCATTCAAAATCGAGAGACTTTCCTGAACGAGTATGCATCGCTGGCTGCAACGGCTCTGAATGCGGGGACAATCATTGTCGTTGGTGGGCAGGGACTCTCGCCCGAAATGCGTAGGAAAATGGACTATTATATGTATGGTGATACTCTCCGACATTTTGAACTGTTCGCGTCACTTTGCTATCAATCCACCAAAGCAACCTCAGAAGCATCACGACAGGAAATGGAAGCCGTGATTCAATCCTTTCTTTGA
- a CDS encoding helix-turn-helix domain-containing protein yields the protein MSKTNGTSKDSEEPKSAGQLSQLTPKQVARAMGVSESSVKRWCDAGEIVSTLTAGGHRRLSHESVQQFLRNNNHLDVDPDIFSLNFSFGKSDRALHRGKENFAEALLDGSEARLRQIVTDYLQAGHKPALIFDQILFAARAEVRKMIEDKQVDPYVDRLGTEICLRLMFEIRSNFLPPDSNSPSALTVGLDGSPDSLRVEAAEVLLYHEGWNARAIGCLIPFAQLKLLLQQHEPGLVYIDVEQIRDSSSFFHELSQVQQVAQQVGTALFIGGTANFDGEQVKQLSLSLVDCYDELVTQTRMELNRLKSV from the coding sequence ATGTCCAAAACGAACGGAACATCTAAAGACTCAGAGGAACCCAAAAGTGCTGGACAGCTTAGTCAGTTGACACCCAAACAGGTGGCCCGTGCAATGGGGGTCAGTGAATCGTCAGTGAAACGCTGGTGCGACGCGGGAGAGATTGTAAGCACGCTTACCGCAGGTGGTCACCGGCGACTGTCGCACGAAAGTGTTCAGCAATTCCTCAGAAACAACAATCATCTCGACGTCGATCCGGATATCTTTTCGTTAAACTTCAGCTTCGGGAAAAGTGATCGGGCGTTGCATCGTGGTAAAGAGAATTTCGCCGAGGCGCTTCTGGATGGATCAGAAGCTCGGTTAAGACAAATCGTAACCGATTATCTGCAAGCAGGGCACAAGCCGGCACTTATCTTTGATCAAATTCTGTTCGCTGCCCGAGCGGAAGTACGCAAGATGATTGAAGATAAACAGGTCGATCCGTATGTGGATCGTCTCGGGACGGAAATCTGTTTACGTTTGATGTTCGAAATCCGCAGTAATTTTTTGCCTCCAGATTCAAATTCCCCTAGTGCTTTGACTGTCGGTCTGGATGGTTCGCCCGATTCCCTGCGGGTCGAAGCGGCGGAAGTCCTGTTGTATCACGAAGGGTGGAACGCACGTGCCATCGGTTGCCTGATACCCTTTGCACAATTGAAACTGTTGCTCCAACAACATGAACCAGGATTGGTCTATATTGATGTCGAACAGATTCGTGATTCGTCTTCGTTCTTCCACGAACTAAGTCAGGTGCAACAAGTGGCCCAACAGGTTGGAACAGCTCTGTTTATAGGGGGGACTGCCAACTTTGATGGGGAGCAAGTGAAACAGCTATCGCTCAGCCTGGTCGACTGTTATGACGAATTAGTTACGCAGACCCGCATGGAGCTGAACCGTCTGAAATCGGTGTGA
- the uvsE gene encoding UV DNA damage repair endonuclease UvsE, protein MTDSIRLGLCCIFRDEPIKFRNTTVTYCKKLTKKERYQKLADLCRTNAVALQDAFQYCVKYGIGCFRVNSQILPVKTHVDVGYELEDLPGGEELLDLFQACGEYAREQSLRVCFHPDQFVVMNSPREEVVERSILELEYQSEVAEWIGADVVNIHGGGAYGDKTKALDSFAKNLDRLSARVRSRLTVENDDVTYTPEDLLPLCRQEGIPLVYDAHHHRCNQDDFSVEEATTAAIKTWNREPLFHLSSPIEGWEGKNPRRHHDFIDLLDFPDCWRPLEITVEVEAKAKELAVLRLQKQLKEQWYVYLLRCADDSLYTGITNDSSRRLAQHQSGKASRYTRSRLPVAMVYREPQKTKGLALQRELTIKSYSRQKKEALIKTGKLD, encoded by the coding sequence ATGACTGATTCGATCCGGTTGGGACTATGCTGCATCTTCCGCGACGAACCGATTAAGTTCCGTAATACCACCGTCACCTACTGCAAGAAGCTCACTAAAAAAGAGCGATATCAGAAACTTGCCGATTTATGTCGAACGAACGCCGTCGCACTCCAAGATGCATTCCAATATTGCGTGAAGTACGGTATTGGTTGCTTTCGGGTGAACAGTCAGATTCTTCCTGTCAAAACCCATGTTGATGTCGGCTATGAGTTGGAAGATCTGCCAGGCGGAGAGGAGCTCCTCGATCTGTTTCAAGCCTGCGGCGAGTACGCTAGAGAACAGAGCCTGCGCGTTTGCTTTCATCCGGATCAGTTCGTCGTCATGAATTCGCCTCGAGAAGAGGTTGTCGAACGATCCATACTGGAGTTGGAATACCAGTCTGAAGTCGCCGAATGGATTGGGGCAGATGTGGTTAACATTCATGGTGGCGGAGCCTATGGAGACAAAACAAAGGCACTCGACTCCTTCGCCAAAAACCTGGACAGACTCTCCGCACGCGTTCGCAGCCGTTTGACGGTCGAGAACGATGATGTGACCTACACACCGGAAGATCTACTCCCTCTGTGCCGCCAGGAGGGGATACCACTCGTCTACGATGCTCATCATCACCGCTGTAACCAGGATGATTTTTCAGTTGAAGAGGCAACGACGGCAGCTATCAAAACCTGGAACCGGGAACCGCTGTTTCATCTCTCCAGCCCGATTGAAGGTTGGGAGGGTAAAAATCCGCGACGGCATCATGACTTTATCGATCTACTCGATTTCCCGGACTGCTGGCGACCATTGGAAATCACCGTTGAAGTCGAAGCAAAAGCGAAGGAACTCGCGGTGCTTCGTCTTCAGAAACAGTTGAAGGAACAGTGGTACGTTTATCTGCTCCGCTGTGCCGACGACAGCCTGTACACCGGGATCACAAACGACTCGTCGCGGCGGTTGGCGCAACACCAAAGTGGCAAGGCATCTCGTTATACGCGTAGCCGCTTGCCTGTCGCGATGGTTTATCGGGAGCCGCAGAAGACGAAAGGGCTCGCCCTTCAGAGAGAACTGACGATCAAAAGCTACTCACGCCAGAAGAAGGAAGCCTTGATCAAAACGGGCAAGCTGGATTAG
- a CDS encoding TspO/MBR family protein, whose translation MASSALKQVIMDWYENLAKPEWTPSGSTISLIWQILYPIILVSFGFVFVQVFRKSLAWKTTIPFVINLIANVAFTPIMFGLQNLKLAACDILIVWTTILWIMIVIWKHYRWIAIVQIPYFIWVSIATYLQLSITLMNW comes from the coding sequence ATCGCTTCGTCAGCATTAAAGCAGGTAATTATGGACTGGTATGAAAACTTAGCGAAACCGGAATGGACCCCCAGTGGATCGACAATCAGCTTGATCTGGCAGATTTTGTATCCGATCATTTTGGTCAGTTTTGGATTTGTGTTTGTGCAGGTATTCCGAAAAAGTCTTGCCTGGAAAACGACCATTCCTTTTGTGATTAACTTGATCGCGAACGTCGCTTTCACACCAATCATGTTTGGATTACAGAATCTCAAACTGGCCGCCTGTGATATTTTGATCGTTTGGACTACGATTCTGTGGATCATGATCGTGATCTGGAAGCATTACCGCTGGATCGCCATAGTGCAGATCCCATATTTCATCTGGGTCTCGATTGCTACTTATCTCCAACTCTCCATTACCTTGATGAACTGGTAA
- a CDS encoding NAD(P)/FAD-dependent oxidoreductase translates to MKIAIIGSGISGLVAAYQLHSEHDVTVYEANSYIGGHTNTRTVQHQGHDFHIDTGFIVFNDRTYPNFIKLLDELGVHSQPTSMSFSVRNQKNGLEYNGTSLNGFFAQRRNLFRPQFYRFLREIVRFNREGTELAITDEESDLTVAQFLKEGGYSRFFAEHYLLPMGAAIWSCPPETFANFPMQFIAQFYHHHGLLSLKDRPTWRVIEGGSQEYVKRLTAPFQDRIELNTPVQKVERQADCVRLHFANGQPQEFDEVIFACHSDQALGLLPDADMVERELLHQFPYSRNTAILHTDISVLPRSRRAWANWNYHVREDQTRQATVTYNMNMLQHLDTTKLPDEAVFCVTLNESELIDPDKVLYRAAYSHPIYTTGRLAAQRRHYEVIRRNRTSFCGAYWGNGFHEDGVKSAMAVVEQFQDPDPKSDRGSIPAALSYGSRI, encoded by the coding sequence ATGAAGATTGCCATTATCGGTTCCGGAATATCGGGTTTAGTCGCTGCCTATCAATTGCACTCGGAACATGACGTTACCGTCTATGAAGCGAATAGCTACATCGGGGGGCACACCAACACCCGAACCGTCCAGCACCAGGGACACGATTTCCATATCGATACGGGATTCATCGTCTTTAACGACCGAACTTATCCCAATTTCATCAAACTCCTGGATGAACTCGGCGTCCATTCCCAACCTACCTCGATGAGCTTCAGCGTGCGCAATCAGAAGAATGGGCTGGAATATAACGGAACCTCGTTGAATGGTTTCTTCGCTCAACGAAGAAATCTATTTCGCCCTCAGTTCTACCGCTTTCTCCGAGAGATCGTCCGTTTCAACAGGGAAGGTACGGAACTAGCCATCACGGATGAGGAAAGCGATCTAACCGTCGCCCAATTTCTGAAAGAGGGAGGCTACTCTCGCTTCTTCGCCGAACATTACCTGCTTCCCATGGGAGCCGCGATTTGGTCTTGCCCCCCGGAAACATTCGCCAATTTCCCGATGCAATTCATCGCTCAGTTTTATCATCATCATGGCTTGCTCTCTTTGAAAGACCGACCGACGTGGCGTGTTATCGAAGGAGGCTCTCAAGAATACGTCAAACGTCTGACGGCCCCCTTTCAAGATCGCATTGAACTGAACACTCCCGTGCAGAAAGTAGAGCGGCAAGCTGATTGTGTCCGGCTTCACTTTGCCAACGGGCAACCGCAAGAATTCGATGAAGTCATCTTCGCCTGCCATAGTGATCAGGCCCTTGGGTTATTGCCCGACGCTGACATGGTCGAACGCGAATTACTTCATCAGTTTCCCTATAGCCGTAACACCGCCATCTTACACACGGATATCTCCGTGCTTCCACGATCACGACGAGCATGGGCGAACTGGAACTATCATGTGCGGGAAGATCAGACCAGACAGGCGACGGTGACCTACAACATGAATATGCTTCAGCACCTGGATACAACAAAGCTTCCGGATGAAGCAGTCTTCTGTGTGACTCTGAATGAATCGGAACTGATCGATCCTGATAAGGTCTTATACCGTGCCGCCTACAGTCATCCGATCTACACCACCGGAAGGTTAGCCGCTCAGCGTCGCCATTATGAAGTCATCCGTCGCAACAGAACATCCTTCTGCGGAGCCTACTGGGGCAATGGTTTTCACGAAGATGGAGTAAAGAGTGCGATGGCTGTTGTGGAACAATTTCAAGATCCAGATCCCAAATCAGATCGCGGTTCCATTCCCGCAGCACTTTCGTACGGGAGCCGGATATGA
- a CDS encoding DUF1365 domain-containing protein, protein MKNSSLYEGEVYHHRLHPVRHQFRYRLYLLYLDLSELDQVFANRWFWSARRAAPFRFDRNDYLEPHNLPLNKAVKQHVAAETGIELTGPIRLLTQVRHFGFAMNPVSFYYCFDEADEQLEVVLAEVTNTPWGEKHVYVLLRDPDSPSSWTRPQLKQFHVSPFMGMEQQYQWCIQLPTNELKLSIENYEEGTHLFSAGMKLQRLPITGWNLSKMLLRYPFLSGKVIAGIYWQALRLWWKMVPFHPHPQRTHQPD, encoded by the coding sequence ATGAAAAACAGCTCCCTCTACGAAGGAGAGGTTTACCATCATCGCCTTCATCCAGTACGGCATCAGTTTCGATACCGGCTCTATCTTCTCTACCTCGATCTGAGCGAACTCGATCAGGTGTTTGCGAACCGCTGGTTCTGGTCGGCTCGACGCGCTGCTCCGTTTCGATTTGATCGGAACGACTACCTGGAACCTCACAATCTTCCCCTTAATAAAGCGGTCAAACAACATGTCGCCGCAGAAACGGGAATTGAACTGACAGGTCCGATCCGATTGTTAACCCAAGTCCGTCATTTTGGTTTCGCCATGAATCCAGTGAGCTTTTATTACTGCTTCGACGAGGCTGATGAACAACTCGAAGTTGTCCTGGCTGAAGTAACCAACACCCCCTGGGGCGAAAAGCATGTTTACGTTCTTCTACGTGATCCTGATAGCCCCTCCAGTTGGACTCGCCCTCAACTCAAGCAGTTTCACGTCTCTCCCTTCATGGGCATGGAACAGCAATACCAATGGTGTATCCAGCTGCCGACAAATGAATTGAAACTGAGTATTGAAAACTACGAAGAGGGGACACACCTCTTCTCGGCAGGCATGAAGTTGCAGCGTCTCCCGATCACAGGTTGGAATTTATCAAAGATGCTTCTGCGATATCCCTTCCTGTCGGGCAAAGTCATTGCCGGGATTTACTGGCAGGCCCTGCGACTGTGGTGGAAAATGGTCCCGTTTCATCCCCACCCTCAGCGAACTCATCAGCCAGATTGA
- a CDS encoding SAM-dependent methyltransferase has translation MSQMVSNSQWGNEESLAIPQCNSGQFISTDTNSQSEAALATLPRLYRQVLFRIFKKLHTGHLTIVEPSGTTQFGKIGSGLEATIHIQHPSFYGRVIREGGLGAAESYLQGEWTTNDLTSLLRLMVQNQTTLKGISRGRSWVARGIARLGHLLRDNSQAGSKRNIHEHYDLGNDFFKLFLDETMMYSSAYFENENTPLREASEAKLEMICRKLQLSPADHVLEIGTGWGGFAEYAARKCGCRITTTTISQEQYQFAKERIERAGMSEQVELLLEDYRDLQGTYDKLVSIEMIEAVGHRHLDGYFKACSQLLKADGTMLIQAITIPDQRYEQYQHSVDFIQKYIFPGGALPSVEAMLQSTSRTDLRLLDLQDFASHYSQTLRIWRDRFFANTTEIESQGFSERFQRMWEYYFCYCEAAFEERATGVSQLVFAKPEARLEVSGS, from the coding sequence ATGTCGCAAATGGTCAGTAACAGCCAATGGGGAAATGAAGAGTCACTGGCGATACCGCAGTGCAATTCAGGTCAATTCATTTCCACCGATACAAATTCCCAAAGCGAGGCTGCATTGGCCACTTTGCCACGCCTCTACAGGCAAGTCTTGTTTCGAATATTTAAAAAATTACACACGGGCCACCTCACGATTGTTGAACCCTCCGGAACGACTCAATTCGGAAAAATCGGATCAGGGTTGGAAGCGACAATCCATATTCAGCATCCCTCCTTTTACGGACGTGTCATCAGAGAAGGGGGGCTTGGTGCGGCGGAGTCTTATTTGCAGGGGGAGTGGACGACGAATGATCTGACGAGCTTGCTCCGACTAATGGTGCAGAATCAAACGACTTTAAAGGGAATCAGTCGAGGCCGCTCCTGGGTGGCGCGGGGGATCGCCCGTCTGGGGCATCTTCTTCGTGACAATAGTCAGGCCGGTTCCAAACGCAACATTCATGAGCACTATGACCTGGGCAACGATTTCTTCAAGCTGTTTCTAGATGAGACGATGATGTACTCCTCCGCCTACTTCGAAAACGAAAACACTCCCTTGCGAGAAGCTTCTGAAGCGAAGCTGGAGATGATCTGCCGTAAACTCCAATTGAGCCCTGCAGACCATGTTCTGGAAATCGGAACTGGCTGGGGAGGTTTTGCCGAGTACGCCGCACGCAAGTGCGGTTGCCGGATCACTACAACAACCATCTCTCAAGAACAGTATCAATTTGCAAAGGAGAGGATTGAACGAGCGGGCATGTCGGAGCAGGTGGAATTGTTATTGGAAGACTACCGGGATCTGCAGGGAACCTACGACAAACTGGTCAGCATTGAAATGATCGAAGCCGTAGGGCACCGGCATCTTGATGGTTACTTCAAAGCCTGTAGCCAGCTTCTGAAAGCGGACGGAACGATGTTGATCCAGGCGATCACTATCCCCGATCAGCGGTATGAGCAGTACCAGCATTCCGTTGACTTTATTCAGAAATACATCTTTCCGGGTGGAGCACTCCCCTCGGTGGAAGCGATGCTGCAGTCGACTTCCCGGACGGATTTACGTTTGCTTGATCTGCAGGATTTCGCCTCGCATTACTCACAGACTTTGCGGATCTGGCGGGATCGCTTCTTTGCTAATACGACAGAGATCGAATCGCAGGGATTTTCAGAGAGATTTCAGCGGATGTGGGAGTACTACTTCTGCTATTGCGAAGCCGCATTCGAAGAGCGGGCGACGGGGGTGTCGCAACTCGTTTTCGCTAAACCAGAGGCACGTCTTGAAGTAAGTGGAAGCTGA
- a CDS encoding SAM-dependent methyltransferase, whose protein sequence is MFLHILDSAVDWTEKGYFPDSMIRYGVRRLLHQRLEQESKGDCAERQERFQEFLNETRRAPIAVMPEKANEQHYEVPARFFQQALGKRLKYSCCYWPAGIESLNKAEEAALRVTCQRAEIHNGMSILELGCGWGSLTLWMAENYPDCKITAVSNSASQKDYIEQQTRERSLDNVEIVTADMNEFDTQEKYDRVVSIEMFEHMRNHQLLMQKVARWLKPGGQLFVHIFCHREFAYLFETEGPHNWMGRYFFSGGMMPNDRLMACHQRDLKLVRQWRWNGQHYARTCEAWLQRQDSVRAEVLETLADTYGPDEAEKWFVRWRLFFIACAELFAYNGGNEWWVSHYLFQKP, encoded by the coding sequence ATGTTTTTACATATTCTTGATTCGGCGGTCGACTGGACAGAAAAGGGATATTTTCCCGATTCCATGATTCGCTACGGCGTGCGTCGTCTACTGCACCAACGGTTGGAACAGGAATCTAAAGGCGATTGTGCTGAGAGGCAGGAACGTTTTCAAGAGTTTCTAAACGAGACCCGACGGGCACCGATTGCGGTCATGCCAGAAAAAGCGAACGAACAACATTACGAAGTTCCTGCCCGGTTCTTTCAGCAGGCTTTAGGGAAACGGCTGAAATACAGTTGCTGCTACTGGCCCGCAGGAATCGAATCGCTTAATAAAGCAGAAGAGGCCGCATTACGTGTCACCTGCCAACGGGCCGAAATCCATAATGGGATGAGTATTCTGGAGCTTGGCTGTGGTTGGGGGTCGTTAACTCTCTGGATGGCCGAGAACTATCCCGATTGCAAGATTACAGCGGTTTCAAATTCGGCTTCGCAAAAAGACTACATCGAACAACAAACGCGAGAGCGAAGTCTCGATAACGTCGAGATTGTTACGGCTGATATGAATGAGTTTGATACACAGGAAAAATACGATCGGGTCGTCTCGATTGAAATGTTCGAACACATGCGTAACCATCAATTATTGATGCAGAAAGTCGCACGCTGGCTGAAACCGGGAGGTCAGTTGTTTGTGCATATCTTCTGTCATCGCGAGTTCGCCTATTTGTTTGAAACAGAAGGTCCCCATAACTGGATGGGCCGCTACTTTTTCAGTGGAGGTATGATGCCGAATGATCGCCTGATGGCCTGCCATCAGCGTGATCTGAAACTAGTCCGGCAATGGCGATGGAATGGGCAGCATTACGCCCGCACTTGTGAAGCCTGGTTACAAAGACAGGATTCAGTACGGGCGGAAGTTCTGGAAACGCTGGCAGACACCTACGGACCAGACGAGGCTGAGAAATGGTTTGTGCGTTGGAGATTATTCTTCATCGCCTGTGCCGAGCTATTTGCGTATAATGGCGGAAATGAATGGTGGGTATCCCATTATCTATTTCAAAAGCCTTAA